In Populus nigra chromosome 1, ddPopNigr1.1, whole genome shotgun sequence, one genomic interval encodes:
- the LOC133702255 gene encoding FT-interacting protein 1 has product MKLVVEVVDAHDLMPKDGKGSASPFVEVDFQNQLSKTKTIPKNLNPVWNQKLLFDLDETKNRHHQSIEVSVYNERRPIPGRNFLGRTRIPCSNVVKKGDEVYQTFQLEKKWFFSTVKGEIGLKIYTSPESKAPPLPSPSQPPPSNTPQPPETSASSSSLPTITHIAENTGRDCRTLAAPPRAEIRHTSEAITEQPGKKISAISEASGGFPAKEPKNSNKEPAKIRADTTQHVHKHQVLQKTSQSVEKLPNGAPYTMHAANPSAHSSDLDDFNLKDTDPQLGERWPSGGAYGGRGWINGERYASTYDLVEQVSYLYVRIVKAKDLPSSSITASCDPYVEVKLGNYKGRTRHFEKKMNPEWNQVFAFSKDRIQSSVLEVFVKDKEMVGRDDYLGRVVFDLNEVPTRVPPDSPLAPQWYRLEDRRGEGKVRGEIMLAVWMGTQADEAFPDAWHSDAASVYGEGVLNIRSKVYVSPKLWYLRVNVIEAQDVVPSDRSRLPEVFVKVQVGNQILRTKIHPTRTANPLWNEDLVFVVAEPFEEQLFLTVEDRLTPLKDDVLGKISVPLNIFEKRLDHRPVHSRWFNLEKYGFGVLEADRRKELKFSSRIHLRVCLEGGYHVMDESTMYISDQRPTARQLWKQPVGILEVGILGAQGLLPMKMKDGRGSTDAYCVAKYGQKWVRTRTIVDTFNPKWNEQYTWEVYDPCTVITLGVFDNCHLGGGEKPPAANVARDSRIGKVRIRLSTLEGYRTYTHSYPLLVLHPLGVKKMGELQLAVRFTTLSLANMIYVYGHPLLPKMHYLHPFTVNQVDNLRYQAMNIVAVRLGRAEPPLRKEVVEYMLDVDSHTWSMRRSKANFFRIMSLVSGLFSMSHWFGDICQWRNPITSVLVHILFLILIWYPELILPTLFLYMFLIGIWNYRFRPRHPPHMDTKLSWAEAVQPDELDEEFDTFPTSKSHDIVRMRYDRLRGVAGRIQTVVGDIATQGERFQSLLSWRDPRATSLFIVFCLCAAVVLYVTPFRVVALVAGLYYLRHPRFRSKLPSVPSNFFKRLPARTDSLL; this is encoded by the coding sequence ATGAAGCTAGTGGTAGAAGTAGTAGATGCTCATGACCTTATGCCCAAAGACGGAAAAGGTTCAGCTAGCCCATTTGTAGAAGTTGATTTCCAAAACCAACTAAGCAAAACCAAAACCATCCCGAAGAACCTCAACCCTGTTTGGAACCAAAAACTTCTCTTTGATCTAGATGAAACCAAAAACCGCCATCACCAATCCATTGAGGTTTCCGTTTACAACGAGAGGAGACCAATTCCTGGCCGAAACTTCCTTGGTAGAACTAGAATTCCATGTTCTAATGTTGTCAAGAAAGGTGACGAAGTTTATCAAACTTTCCAATTAGAAAAGAAGTGGTTTTTCTCAACTGTCAAAGGTGAAATTGGCCTTAAAATCTATACCTCACCAGAATCGAAAGCTCCTCCTCTTCCCTCTCCATCACAACCTCCACCATCTAATACACCACAACCACCAGAAACCTCTGCTTCTAGTTCTTCTCTCCCCACTATTACTCATATTGCAGAAAATACCGGCCGTGATTGCAGAACACTTGCTGCTCCTCCTAGAGCAGAGATTCGTCATACTTCTGAAGCTATTACAGAACAGCCTGGGAAAAAGATTTCTGCAATTTCTGAAGCTAGTGGCGGTTTTCCTGCAAAAGAGCCAAAGAACAGTAATAAAGAACCTGCCAAAATAAGAGCTGATACCACTCAACACGTACACAAACACCAAGTCCTGCAGAAAACCAGCCAATCGGTGGAGAAACTACCAAACGGTGCCCCTTACACAATGCATGCTGCTAATCCATCAGCTCATTCAAGTGATCTAGATGACTTCAACTTGAAGGACACCGACCCCCAGTTAGGGGAACGGTGGCCAAGTGGTGGAGCATATGGGGGAAGAGGATGGATCAATGGCGAGAGATATGCAAGCACATATGACCTTGTTGAGCAGGTATCCTACCTGTATGTTCGAATTGTTAAAGCCAAAGATCTTCCTTCGAGCTCCATCACTGCAAGCTGCGATCCTTATGTGGAGGTAAAGCTTGGGAACTACAAGGGTAGGACAAGGCATTTCGAGAAGAAAATGAACCCAGAATGGAACCAGGTCTTTGCTTTCTCAAAAGACCGAATACAGTCATCGGTGCTGGAAGTTTTTGTCAAAGACAAAGAAATGGTGGGGAGAGACGATTATCTTGGAAGGGTAGTTTTCGATTTGAATGAAGTTCCAACTAGAGTTCCACCAGACAGTCCACTGGCTCCTCAATGGTATAGACTGGAGGACCGACGAGGAGAAGGGAAGGTGAGAGGAGAGATTATGCTTGCGGTTTGGATGGGAACGCAGGCAGATGAAGCCTTTCCAGATGCATGGCACTCTGATGCTGCCTCAGTATATGGAGAGGGTGTACTCAACATCCGCTCAAAAGTCTATGTATCACCAAAATTGTGGTACCTAAGAGTGAATGTGATTGAAGCTCAAGACGTGGTGCCAAGTGACAGAAGCCGCCTCCCAGAAGTATTTGTAAAAGTTCAAGTTGGAAATCAAATTCTCAGGACAAAGATTCACCCCACTAGAACAGCTAACCCACTCTGGAATGAAGATTTGGTGTTTGTAGTGGCTGAGCCTTTTGAGGAGCAGCTCTTTCTAACTGTTGAGGATCGATTGACTCCTCTGAAAGATGATGTCTTGGGGAAAATAAGCGTGCCCCTCAACATTTTTGAGAAGCGACTAGATCACCGGCCTGTTCATTCTCGCTGgttcaatttagaaaaatatggtTTTGGTGTTTTGGAAGCTGACAGGAGGAAAGAGCTTAAATTCTCAAGCCGGATTCATCTAAGAGTTTGTCTTGAAGGAGGATACCATGTAATGGATGAATCGACAATGTACATCAGCGATCAAAGACCAACAGCAAGGCAGCTCTGGAAGCAGCCGGTTGGGATATTAGAAGTGGGAATCTTGGGTGCACAAGGTCTTCTTCCAATGAAGATGAAAGATGGCCGAGGGAGTACAGATGCCTATTGTGTGGCTAAATACGGCCAGAAATGGGTTCGCACAAGAACAATCGTTGACACTTTCAATCCAAAATGGAATGAGCAATACACTTGGGAAGTTTACGATCCCTGCACAGTGATAACATTGGGAGTTTTCGACAACTGCCATTTAGGAGGAGGCGAGAAACCACCTGCTGCAAATGTAGCACGAGATTCAAgaattggaaaggtaagaattAGACTGTCAACGCTAGAAGGTTATCGGACTTACACTCATTCTTATCCACTTCTTGTTCTGCACCCACTCGGTGTGAAGAAAATGGGGGAGCTCCAACTGGCAGTTAGATTCACCACCCTCTCTCTAGCTAACATGATATATGTCTATGGGCATCCTTTGCTGCCTAAAATGCACTACTTGCATCCATTCACAGTCAATCAGGTAGACAATTTGAGATACCAAGCCATGAATATCGTAGCTGTGAGGCTCGGCCGAGCCGAACCACCTCTGAGAAAAGAGGTGGTGGAGTACATGTTAGATGTGGATTCTCACACGTGGAGTATGAGAAGAAGCAAAGCCAACTTCTTCAGAATCATGTCACTTGTTTctggtttgttttctatgagccATTGGTTTGGGGACATTTGCCAATGGAGGAACCCAATTACATCAGTGTTGGTTCATATCCTCTTTCTTATATTGATTTGGTATCCAGAATTGATCCTCCCAACTCTCTTTCTCTACATGTTCCTCATTGGAATATGGAACTACAGGTTCCGACCAAGGCATCCACCTCACATGGACACTAAACTTTCATGGGCAGAAGCAGTGCAACCAGATGAACTTGATGAGGAATTTGACACATTCCCAACTTCTAAGTCCCATGATATAGTTCGAATGAGGTATGACAGGCTTAGAGGAGTTGCAGGAAGGATCCAAACTGTAGTGGGCGACATAGCAACACAGGGGGAGAGATTTCAGTCTCTACTCAGTTGGAGAGATCCAAGAGCAACCAGTCTTTTCATTGTGTTCTGTCTTTGTGCAGCTGTGGTGCTCTATGTGACTCCTTTCAGGGTGGTGGCTCTAGTTGCTGGTTTGTATTATTTGCGGCATCCTAGGTTTAGAAGCAAGCTACCTTCTGTGCCCAGCAATTTCTTCAAGAGATTGCCAGCTCGAACGGACAGCTTGCTGTAA